From the Calonectris borealis chromosome 15, bCalBor7.hap1.2, whole genome shotgun sequence genome, the window ttGGTGGTGGCCGGGCCGCGCCCGGCGCCCGCCGAGCTCACAGACGGCAACAGCGAGCACCTGAAGCGGGAGCACTCGCTGATGAAGCCGTATCAGGgtgagcgcggggccgggcgggacgggacgggacggatGCCCCGCGGCGGCCCGGGCTGAGCCGCCCTCTCTCGGCCCGTTGCAGGTGCGGGCTCCGCCGCGATGCCTCTGTGGGACTTCCAGGGCAGCACCATGGTCACCAGCCAGTACGTCCGCCTGACGCCCGACGAGCGCAGCCGGGAGGGCTCCATCTGGAACCGCGTGGTGAGAGCCCGGGGGCAGaccgccggcggggcaggggcgggggggagaccgccgggggcccggggcggcccTAGCGCCTCTCCCGGCTCTGGCCCTGACGCCGCTGGGCGGTCTCTCCGCACAGCCCTGCTTCCTCAAGGACTGGGAGCTCCACGTCCACTTCAAGATCCATGGAGCCGGCAAGAAGAACCTGCATGGGGACGGCCTGGCCCTGTGGTACACGCAGGAGCGCCTGGTGCCAGGTAGGGTGTGCAGCTGGGGCCGCCTGGCCGGGCTGAGGCCTTGTCACCACTTGCACGtgccctggggcagcccagggAGCTGCCCTCAGAGCTGCCCCTGTCCTGGAAGGTTTCTCGCCAGGGCGGGCGTTTGAGCTCCCCTCTGTCTGGTTTCACGAGATGGGGATGGCGTGTCCTGTGCGTTCTGCCCTGGAAATGGGCGCCCTCAGCCATCTGCCTGGCAATAAACAGCTCTCGCAGCTCTTCTCAATAGAAGTCTCTGACCACAAATTCCTTCTGAGAGCCTTCTGTCCCCTATGTTCTGCCCTGTTCCAGGTCCTGTCTTTGGCAGCAAGGACAACTTTCACGGACTGGCTATCTTCCTTGATACATATCCCAACGATGAAGCGACAGAGGTGAGTAGTTCAGGGAGCTCGTTCAGTGCCGAGGAGGCTGTTCGCTCACAGCTTTGTGCTCCGAGTGCTTCACGCCCGGAAAAGTCTCTCCATACGTGATAGTGGGTTGCTCTTCCTGTCATGGGAGCTGGTAAAGGGAAGAGTTTGTGCGTGCATTAACGGAGATAAGAAGGTCCTTGCTCCGCCTTCTGGTGTTGTTGACTACACGGATCTTTCCAAGGCTTTTTCCCCTCAGGATGAGAGGGCAGCATGGAGCTGGTGTAAACTATGCACCGCCTATTAAGTTAAGTTAGAGGAATCCACCTGAAAGTGTATTCATCCCAAGTGTCATTTCTTGAACTTCTCTGTGGTTTGGTTGATCATCCCACATTGTTTCTGgccttattttctgtttccaaCCTGGGTATCTCTAAAAGAGAAACTCCTGGGCTGGCTTTTTGCTCCAGAATTCCCCATGGCCAAAATACAGATCAGTCCCATGGGGGCTGttggtctttttcttctttcctgctctGTATTTGTGGATGTTGTCATGGCACAGTCAGAAAACATAACTGCTAGTGAGATCTATTGCACCGAAAACATGACACTTAAGTGGTAAAGCACCCAGAAATGACCCCATCCCCCTGTTGTCTTGATGCTCACTGGGAGGTGAGTTCTTCCCTCCAGTTGGCCTCTTCCAGTGTACGGAATCTGCTGACTACAAAGCTCTGAGTGTGGTTATGCTGCTTATGTGAGATTTCTGCCCATTCTGGGTCCTCTGCTCTGTTCTTCCACTTCCTACCCAGTCTGGTGCTTACTCTGCAAGTCTGGGGCGGTCTCATTGCCCTGGCCACGCGGTGCGGTGTGGGCTCGTGGGGGTCTTGAGACAGAAGGTCAGAAACGGCTGCTCTGCTTTAGCCAGAACAAGCTCTCGCTCGGTTTAGAAGCAGCTTTACGTAGAAAAGGAGCCTTGATTTCATTGTTCTGCCCTCCGTACCCGACTGTGCAGCAAAACCGTGGCTCTGTTGCTGTGCCTGGCTGAGATCCTGCGCTCGCTGAGGTTCTCACCAGGCAGGGGAAGGTGGCTCTTGGGCTGCAGCTCGAAGGCCCCTGCAGACGGAAAGCACCAGTGCTCTCCTCCCTGCAGCGCGTGTTCCCCTATATCTCTGCGATGGTGAACAACGGCTCCCTGACGTACGACCACAGTAAGGACGGGCGCTGGACGGAGCTGGCGGGGTGCACCGCCGACCTTCGGAACCAGAACCATGACACTTTCCTGGCAATTCGGTACTCCCGAGGTCGCCTGACGGTGAGATGTGGCGGACACCTTCTGCGGGGTGTCTCTTGCACGTTAGAGGGGGCAGTGCGGAGGGGCGGGTGTTGCTGTGTCAGTAGGTGAACTGGAGATGGTTTTCCAGGCTCCACCAGCTGCGCCTCCGGCTCcaaaggagctgcaggcaggcagggtggtGTGACGCTTGGTGTGATGCTTCCCTGGTCTTGCAGGTGATGACTGACGTGGAAGACAAGAACGAATGGAAGAACTGCATTGACATTGCAGGGGTGCAGCTGCCAACCGGCTACTTCTTTGGTGCTTCTGCTGGCACTGGAGATTTGTCTGGTGAGAAGGGGCTTTGCTTGCAGGAATACCTGCTGTGTGGAGCCTGGAATATACTGCTATGGATGCATTGGGTGGCTTCAATAGCTTCTTTTCCCTGAATTGTTAAAATCTTGAAACCCTGTTGGGTAGGGACCCGTGGCCTGAGGAAGGAGGCACCTAAGAGCTAAAGAACATCTCAAATTGCAGTTTGATACTTGCGGTGTGAGGGTggcttgggagggagggagggagacctGGATCTGGCAGAGCACAGACCTAAGGCGCTCTGAGCGTGTGGACATCTCTCAGAGCTTCTGACAGTGTTTGGTGCTGACGGTTGTTTCCTAGATAATCACGACATTATCTCGATGAAGCTATTCCAGCTCATGGTGGAGCACCCTCTAGAAGATGAGACTGTTGACTGGACCAAGATTGAGCCCAGCGTCAGCCTCCTTAAATCACCCAAAGGTGAGTCTCTGGGCTTCAGAAACCTTTGGTAGAGCATTGGGATGCTGGGGCTGGACT encodes:
- the LMAN2 gene encoding vesicular integral-membrane protein VIP36; amino-acid sequence: MAAGAGGLLAAAALLLVVAGPRPAPAELTDGNSEHLKREHSLMKPYQGAGSAAMPLWDFQGSTMVTSQYVRLTPDERSREGSIWNRVPCFLKDWELHVHFKIHGAGKKNLHGDGLALWYTQERLVPGPVFGSKDNFHGLAIFLDTYPNDEATERVFPYISAMVNNGSLTYDHSKDGRWTELAGCTADLRNQNHDTFLAIRYSRGRLTVMTDVEDKNEWKNCIDIAGVQLPTGYFFGASAGTGDLSDNHDIISMKLFQLMVEHPLEDETVDWTKIEPSVSLLKSPKDNVDDPTGNFRSGPLTGWKVFLLLLCALLGIIVCAVVGAVVFQKRQERNKRFY